A stretch of the Streptomyces sp. NBC_01428 genome encodes the following:
- a CDS encoding cytochrome ubiquinol oxidase subunit I, with protein sequence MELALAPETLARWQFGITTVYHFLFVPLTISLAALTAGLQTAWVRTENEKYLRATKFWGKLFLINIAMGVVTGIVQEFQFGMNWSDYSRFVGDIFGAPLAFEALIAFFFESTFIGLWIFGWDKLPKKIHLACIWMVSIGTILSAYFILAANSWMQHPVGYRINKAKGRAELTDFWHVLTQNTALTQAFHTLTASFLTGGAFMVGIAAFHLARKKHIGVMKTSLRLGLVTVVIAGLLTAVSGDLLGKVMFKQQPMKMAAAEALWDGQNSAPFSIFAYGDVSKGHNSVELSVPGILSFLADDNFNSYVPGINDTNKAEQQKYGPGDYRPIIPVTFWAFRWMIGFGMASFVIGLFGLWVTRKKFMLPQHLRVGDDEVPHIVLFKSKALGPKLTTWAWRIAIWTLGFPLIANSWGWIFTEMGRQPWVVYGVLQTRNAVSPTVSQGEVLTSMIVFTTLYAILAVIEVKLLVKYVKAGPPELTDADLNPPTKIGGDSHDADKPMAFSY encoded by the coding sequence GTGGAATTGGCTCTGGCGCCGGAAACTTTGGCGCGATGGCAGTTCGGTATCACCACCGTCTACCACTTCCTCTTCGTCCCCCTGACGATCTCGCTCGCCGCGCTCACCGCCGGCCTGCAGACGGCCTGGGTACGGACGGAGAACGAGAAGTACCTCAGGGCGACCAAGTTCTGGGGCAAGCTCTTCCTGATCAACATCGCGATGGGCGTCGTCACCGGCATCGTGCAGGAGTTCCAGTTCGGCATGAACTGGTCCGACTACTCACGCTTCGTGGGCGACATCTTCGGCGCGCCGCTGGCCTTCGAGGCCCTGATCGCCTTCTTCTTCGAGTCGACGTTCATCGGGCTGTGGATCTTCGGCTGGGACAAGCTCCCGAAGAAGATCCACCTGGCCTGCATCTGGATGGTCTCGATCGGCACGATCCTGTCGGCGTACTTCATCCTCGCGGCCAACTCGTGGATGCAGCACCCCGTCGGCTACCGGATCAACAAGGCGAAGGGGCGCGCGGAGCTCACCGACTTCTGGCACGTGCTGACCCAGAACACCGCGCTGACCCAGGCCTTCCACACCCTCACGGCGTCCTTCCTGACCGGTGGCGCCTTCATGGTGGGCATCGCCGCCTTCCATCTGGCCCGCAAGAAGCACATCGGCGTCATGAAGACGTCGCTGCGGCTCGGCCTCGTCACCGTCGTCATCGCCGGCCTGCTCACGGCGGTCAGCGGGGACCTGCTCGGCAAGGTCATGTTCAAGCAGCAGCCGATGAAGATGGCCGCCGCGGAAGCGCTGTGGGACGGCCAGAACTCGGCACCGTTCTCGATCTTCGCCTACGGAGACGTGAGCAAGGGCCACAACTCCGTCGAGCTCTCCGTCCCGGGGATACTGTCCTTCCTCGCCGACGACAACTTCAACTCGTACGTCCCGGGCATCAACGACACCAACAAGGCCGAGCAGCAGAAGTACGGGCCCGGCGACTACCGGCCCATCATCCCGGTCACCTTCTGGGCGTTCCGCTGGATGATCGGCTTCGGTATGGCGTCCTTCGTGATCGGCCTGTTCGGACTCTGGGTGACCCGCAAGAAATTCATGCTGCCCCAGCATCTGAGGGTCGGTGACGACGAGGTGCCGCATATCGTCCTCTTCAAGAGCAAGGCACTCGGCCCGAAGCTGACCACCTGGGCCTGGCGCATCGCCATCTGGACCCTCGGCTTCCCGCTGATCGCCAACTCCTGGGGATGGATCTTCACGGAGATGGGTCGTCAGCCCTGGGTGGTGTACGGCGTTCTGCAGACCCGGAACGCGGTCTCCCCCACCGTCTCGCAGGGCGAGGTCCTCACGTCGATGATCGTCTTCACGACGCTCTACGCGATCCTCGCCGTCATCGAGGTGAAGCTGCTCGTGAAGTACGTCAAGGCAGGGCCGCCCGAGCTGACGGACGCCGACCTCAACCCGCCCACCAAGATCGGCGGCGACTCCCATGACGCCGACAAGCCGATGGCCTTCTCCTACTAG
- the cydB gene encoding cytochrome d ubiquinol oxidase subunit II — MELHDVWFVLIAVLWTGYFFLEGFDFGVGILTKLLARNRTEKRVLINTIGPVWDGNEVWLLTAGGATFAAFPEWYATLFSGFYLPLLIILVCLIVRGVAFEYRAKRPEEHWQRNWETAIFWTSLIPALLWGVAFGNIVRGVKIDRNFEYVGNFWDLLNPYAILGGLVTLTLFTFHGTVFVGLKTVGDIRERARKLALRLGLVTALLALAFLLWTQADNGDGGSLAALIVAVVALVAALVAVNAGREGWAFMLSGVTIVAAVAMLFLTLFPNVMPSSLNDDWSLTVTNASSSPYTLKIMTWCAGIATPIVLLYQSWTYWVFRKRIGTQHIAADVSH, encoded by the coding sequence ATGGAACTTCACGACGTCTGGTTCGTCCTCATCGCGGTCCTGTGGACCGGCTACTTCTTCCTGGAGGGCTTCGACTTCGGAGTCGGCATCCTCACGAAGCTGCTGGCCCGGAACCGCACCGAGAAGCGGGTGCTGATCAACACGATCGGTCCCGTGTGGGACGGCAACGAGGTGTGGCTGCTCACGGCGGGCGGCGCGACCTTCGCGGCCTTCCCGGAGTGGTACGCCACCCTCTTCTCCGGCTTCTACCTGCCGCTGCTGATCATCCTGGTCTGCCTGATCGTGCGCGGTGTCGCCTTCGAGTACCGGGCGAAGCGGCCCGAGGAGCACTGGCAGCGCAACTGGGAGACCGCGATCTTCTGGACCTCGCTGATCCCGGCGCTCCTCTGGGGTGTGGCATTCGGCAACATCGTGCGCGGGGTCAAGATCGACCGGAACTTCGAGTACGTGGGCAACTTCTGGGATCTGCTCAACCCGTACGCGATTCTCGGCGGCCTGGTCACCCTGACCCTGTTCACCTTCCACGGCACGGTGTTCGTGGGACTGAAGACGGTGGGCGACATCCGTGAGCGGGCCCGCAAACTGGCCCTGCGACTCGGCCTGGTCACGGCGCTGTTGGCGCTGGCCTTCCTGCTCTGGACCCAGGCCGACAACGGTGACGGCGGATCGCTCGCCGCGCTGATCGTCGCCGTTGTCGCACTCGTCGCGGCGCTGGTGGCGGTCAACGCGGGCCGGGAGGGATGGGCGTTCATGCTCTCGGGCGTCACCATCGTGGCTGCCGTCGCGATGCTCTTCCTGACGCTCTTCCCGAACGTCATGCCGTCCTCGCTCAATGACGACTGGAGCCTCACGGTCACCAACGCGTCGTCGAGCCCGTACACCCTCAAGATCATGACCTGGTGTGCCGGCATCGCCACACCGATCGTCCTGCTCTATCAGAGCTGGACCTACTGGGTGTTCCGCAAGCGCATCGGTACGCAGCACATCGCCGCGGATGTGTCGCACTGA